CCAGCGCTTTACTGCCGGGCTCGAGCCCGACCTGCGCATCATGGACCTGATGGATTCGCAGCCGGAATTCACCAAGGCGATCTGGGATTATCTCGACATTCTCGTCAACGACAATCGCCTCGCCAAGGGCCGCGAGATCCTCGCCAAATACAAGCCGCAGTTCGACGCGGTGGAAAAGGCCTATGGCGTCGACCGCTACATTATCGCATCCATTTGGGGCATCGAATCCAACTACTCGACCCAGATGGGCGATCGCAGCGTGCTCAATTCCACGGCGACGCTCGCCTGCATCGGCCGCCGCCAGAAATACTTCAGGGACGAATTCCTCTCGGCGCTGGAAATCCTGCACCGCGGCGATTTGCGCCCCGAGCAGCTGCGCGGCTCCTGGGCCGGCGCGTTCGGGCCGACGCAATTCATGCCGACCGCGTTCAAGCGCTACGCAATCGACGCCGACGGCGACGGCCGCCGCGACGTGGTCGACAATCCCCATGACCTGATCGCCTCGACCGCCAACAACCTCAAGAAGGACGGCTGGCAAACCGGCGCGACCTGGGGCTACGAGGTCGTACTGCCCGCGGGCTTCAACTTCATGCTGGCGGACCGCGCCAAGGCGATGACGATCGCGCAATGGCAGCAGCTCGGCCTGGCCCGCGCCGGCGGCAAGCCGTTCCCGAATCCGGCCGACAAGGCCTATTTGCTGGCCCCGGCCGGCGCCGAGGGGCCGGGTTTCCTGATGCTGCAGAATTTCCGGGTGATCATGAAATACAACCCGGCCGAGGCCTATGCGCTGGCGATCGGCCATTTCGCCGACCGCCTGCGCGGCGGCGCGCCGTTGGTGCAGCCTTGGCCGCGGCAGGAACGGGTGCTGTCGCGGGCCGAGCGGCTGGAACTGCAGCAGCTGCTGGCCCGGCGCGGCTTCTACCAGGGCACCCCGGACGGCCAGCTCGGCGGACGGACGCGGGAGGCGCTGCGCGGCTTCCAGGCCTCGATCGGGGCGCCGGCCGACGGTTTCGCCTCCTCCGACGTTCTGGAGCGGCTCAGGGGCCGCTGAACACCCCCTGCGGCCGGCAAAAGTAACCCTGAAACCGGCATTTCCACTGCACCCTTGACGGCAGCGGCCGATGCCCGGTTTATGGCGCGAAATCTGCCCGCTTGCGGCCTGATTCCGCTATTATATTGATTG
The sequence above is drawn from the Bradyrhizobium sediminis genome and encodes:
- a CDS encoding lytic murein transglycosylase; the protein is MRRTGSSLMGRTGAVMLAAALLLGGEARAQTSGDGISNLLGNIFSGQKSGAPAQPQAAPGPGAAPPWSGEDGASGHPLMTASAIREAAANFGNCVAAMWPDAARRHISQASFQRFTAGLEPDLRIMDLMDSQPEFTKAIWDYLDILVNDNRLAKGREILAKYKPQFDAVEKAYGVDRYIIASIWGIESNYSTQMGDRSVLNSTATLACIGRRQKYFRDEFLSALEILHRGDLRPEQLRGSWAGAFGPTQFMPTAFKRYAIDADGDGRRDVVDNPHDLIASTANNLKKDGWQTGATWGYEVVLPAGFNFMLADRAKAMTIAQWQQLGLARAGGKPFPNPADKAYLLAPAGAEGPGFLMLQNFRVIMKYNPAEAYALAIGHFADRLRGGAPLVQPWPRQERVLSRAERLELQQLLARRGFYQGTPDGQLGGRTREALRGFQASIGAPADGFASSDVLERLRGR